The genome window GCCTTTGTTGTCCGACTCCTCAATTTTCTGGAGCAGGTCTTCTACTTTGGTGCGGAATAAGGTAAAGCGTTGGGCGAAATAAAGCAGCGAAGCATCGGCGGATTCCTTGACCTGGCCCACGTGGCGGGCGGGCAGGTCTAATAGCGGGCGAAGCCACACCTGGTCGCCCTCAATGTAGCCATAACGGCGGGCTTCGGCCAGCAAGTGGTCTTGTTGTTCCATAATCAGATAGCGGGGAGCGAATAGGTGGAAAGGTCGGAATTTAGGCCAAAAGACTGTACAAGTTTACGGGTTGCTGACTAATTCCGCCGCCCGGCTCAGGCTGCGGAATGTTTGCGGGAGCTGCCTACCTTTGGCACTCCGGTCGGCAACGCACGTGTTACTGGCCGGAACCGAGCGGTAGCAGCTCGCCGGGAGATGCTACGAACGGACAGCCAGCGTGGTTATTACGCGTGAAAATCAACAGGGAGCAGGGTCCTACTGGGCCCGAGCTGCCTATACGGCCCGCTGCCGTATTGTTGCGCAAAATAGAAACCTCTGCTGAACTAGCAAGCAGCTTGGCAAGCGGCCGGCCTCTGCGCTCTTCTCACGGGCTCCGGCCCATCATGATTCTGCCCTACTCTAACTCAACCATGAGCGACCAACCCACTATCATCTTCTCCATGGCGGGGGTAACCAAGGTATACCCTCCCCAGAAGCAGGTTCTTAAGAACATCTACCTCTCGTTTTTCTACGGAGCCAAAATTGGCGTGCTCGGTCTCAACGGCTCGGGCAAATCGTCGTTGCTCAAGATTATTGCCGGCGTTGATAAGCAGATTCAGGGCGACGTGGTGTGGTCGCCGGGCTACTCCGTGGGCTACCTGGAGCAGGAGCCCCAGCTTGATGCTACCAAAACCGTACTGGAGGTAGTGCAGGAAGGTACCGCCGAAACGGTAGCCCTGCTCAAGGAATTCGACGAAATCAATGAAGCCTTCGGGGCCGAAGATGCTGACTTTGACAAGCTGCTGGAACGCCAGGGCACCGTGCAGGAGCGCCTCGACCAGCTCGACGCCTGGAACCTAGACAGCAAGCTGGAGCGCGCCATGGACGCCCTGCGCACGCCCCCGGCCGACGCCATCATTGGCAACCTGTCGGGTGGGGAAAAGCGCCGCGTGGCCCTCTGCCGCCTGCTGCTGCAAGAGCCCGACGTACTACTCCTGGACGAACCTACCAACCACTTGGATGCCGAAAGCGTGCTGTGGCTGGAGCAGCACCTGCAGCAGTACAAAGGCACCGTCATTGCCGTAACCCACGACCGGTACTTCCTCGACAACGTAGCCGGCTGGATTCTGGAGCTGGACCGCGGTGAAGGCATTCCGTGGAAAGGCAACTATAGCTCGTGGCTAGAGCAGAAAGCGTCGCGCCTGGCCCAGGAAGAGAAAACTGAGAGCAAGCGCCAGAAAACCCTGCAGCGCGAGCTGGAATGGGTGCGCATGGCCCCGAAAGCCCGCCAGGCCAAGAGCAAGGCCCGCCTGGCCGGCTACGACAAAATGGTGAACGAAGACTCCCGCGAGAAGGAGCAGAAGCTGGAACTGTTCATTCCGGACGGGCCGCGCCTGGGTTCCCAAGTGATTGAGGCTGAGGGGCTGACCAAGGCCTTCGGCGACAAGCTGTTGTTTGAGAATCTCTCGTTCAGCCTACCTCAGGGCGGTATCGTGGGCATTATCGGTCCGAACGGCGCCGGTAAAACCACCCTGTTCCGCCTCATCACCGATCAGCTGCAGCCTGATGCGGGCACCTTTGTGGTGGGCCCCACGGTGCAAACCGCCTACGTAGACCAGCAGCACGATACGCTGGAGCCCAACAAAACGGTGTTCGAAACCATTTCGGGCGGTACGGAAACCATGCTGCTGGCCGGCCGACAGGTAAACTCCCGCGCCTTCGTGAGCAACTTCAACTTCCGCGGCGGCGACCAGGAAAAGAAAGTCGGTAGCCTCTCCGGTGGGGAGCGGAACCGCGTGCACCTGGCCACTACCCTCAAGCAGGGTGCCAACCTGCTCCTGCTCGACGAACCGACCAACGACCTGGACGTGAATGCCATCCGGGCCCTGGAAGACGCCTTGGAGAACTTCGCTGGTTGCGCCGTTATCATCAGCCACGACCGGTGGTTCCTCGACCGCCTCGCTACCCACATTCTGGCTTTTGAAGGCGACTCGCAAGTAGTGTGGTTCGAGGGCAACTTCACCGACTACGAGGAAGCCAAGCGCAAGCGTCTCGGCGACGTGGAGCCCAAGCGCGTGCGCTACCGCAGCCTGGGGTAAGTACTTCTGAAGTTGGTGTATTTCAGCTAAGTGGCGCCGCCGGAAATTCTTCTGGCGGCGCTTTTGCGTTGGGCAAAGTTCTAATGCTGTATTCGGGTAGTTGTTCCTTGCAACGAAATAGAACTAGTCGTTGTATAGCTGAACACTACGTTTTTCTGTACTCTCTCCATGATTGATTATGCCCACCTGTTCGCGCCTCTGGCCGCGCACGATTCCGTGGTCTACTTTTGCTATTGCCCTACCCAGCAGCGGGTGCTATACGTGAGTGAAGCCTATGAACGAGAGTTGGGCGGCCAGGTGGCGGCCGTTAATGAAGAATTACCCGGGTGGCTGGCCCGCCTGCACCCCGACGACTATACCTACTTAACAGAGCAATTGTGCCACGCGGCTACCGGTCAGCTGGTGCAGGATCTGGAGCTGCGGCTACATACTTCCGACAACAAAACGCAGTGGCTGTGCCTGACGGCAGTTGGCTACCTGCCCGGAGGCGGCAACGCAACGGGCGGGATGCTCATTAGTGGCCACCTGCGCGACGTAACGGCTGCCCGTGCCATGGTAGAACTAGCCAACCGCTACCAGGTCAAGAAAAACTCCATGCTCGAAATCCTGTCTCACGACCTGGCCGCGCCCATGGTGCTGGTGCAGCAAATGTCGGGCTACATTAAGGAGAAGGTGGAGGGCCTGCACGATGAGCAACTTAACGTGATGCTGGAGGAGATGCACCTCATTTGCCAGCAGGGTGTAAACCTGATTCGGGATTTTGTGGATCAGGAGTTTATGGAGTCCAGCCAGGTAGATCTGCACCTAACCCGCATTGATTTAGCGGAGCGCTTACGCATACTGGTTGCAAACTACCAGGAGCGGGAGCAGGCCACGGCCCGGCACTTTTCCTTCGAGACTTCCCACCCGAGCATCTACGCCGAAATTGATGAAAACAAGTTTCTGCAGGCCATCAACAACCTGCTCAGTAACTCGCTGAAGTTCACGCCCGATGGTGGCTTGCTGCGCGTGACGCTACGTCAGCAGCCCACGCGCTTAGTAATTACCGTTACTGATACCGGCATCGGAATTCCCCGGGATGTGCAGCCGGAGCTATTTGAGCGGTTCACGCCGGCCCGGCGGCCGGGCCTGCGCGGGGAGAAGAGCACGGGCCTGGGCATGTCCATCATCAAAACCATTGTTGAGCTGCACCAAGGACGCATTTGGTTTGAAAGCGAGGAGGGTAGAGGCACCACCTTTTTTATAGAGTTACCCCTGTCCGTGGCCGGGTAATCTGCCGCCGCCCGCGCCTATACAGCCCTAGAACAAAGGCAGCCAACTGCCCTACTAACCACAGGCCTCATCTGCAGCGGGGCACGCCCCAAGCCCCACCTTCAGAGCCGCTTCTGAAGGTGGGGCTTGGGGCGTGTTGGTGGGCGCTGGTTACGCTTCGTCGGCCAGCACTTCCGCCCGAAAACCAGCTGCAGCCAGCAGCTGAATCAGGAGGGAAGGCTGAATAAAACTGCCCCGGCATTCTACCCGCAGAATATTGTCGCAGTCCTCTAGGTCGAAATTCGCGTGGTAGTCCTGAAAGTTCTGGTGAATCTGATCCAGAATCAGCCGGGCGTGACGCCGGGCTCTGACGTTGGTTTTAAACACTTCGACCATGACGCAGGCGTGCTAAAAAATGACAATCGACTTGCTGGCAGTGAATTACGCCTGCCCGGACGCTACCCCGGCGGTGGGCTCAGGAACGGACGGGCCGGTAGGTGAGCAGCAGCACGCCGGAGCGGGTAGTTGTGCTGTCAATGAGGGTAAGGGTGGCCTGGCTTTCTTCGGTGAAAAGCTTTTTGCCCTGGCCTAGTACCACGGGGTGCACCATCAGCCGAAACTCGTCTATCAGGTGATGAGGTAGCAGCGTGCGCACCAACTCGGCGCTGCCATACAGCAGCAGGTTCTGGTTAGGCTGCTGCTTTAGGTTGGCTACCTCTTGCACGACGTCGCCCCGCAGCAAGGTAGCGTTCCACGCCGCCGTTTCCAGGGTAGTAGAGGCCACAAATTTGGGCAAGCGGTTCATGCGGTCGGCGAAGCCATCCTCGTCCTGCATGGTGGGCCAGGCGGCGGCAAAGCCCTGATAGGTTACGCGACCCAGCAGCAGGGCGTCGCTAGCGAAAAGCAACTCTTGCTGCAATTGGCCCACTTCCTCGTTGAAATAGGGGCTAGTCCAGGCCGGGTTTTCCATCACGCCGTCCAGGGTCAGGTACATGGCAACTGTTAGCTTACTCATGCGCTATTCGGGTAGGGATGAGGCGGTTATTGCTGGGGTTGCTTGTCGTAGTTGAGTAGCCAGTCGATGCTGAACCGGTCGGTGAACATGCCGAAGGTGGCGCCCCAGAAAGTGTCTTGCAAGGGCATTGTGACGGTACCGCCTTCGGAAAGCCGATCAAAGTACTGCCGGATTTCTTCCTCGCTGGTGCAATTCAAGGACAGCGACACCATAGTGCCTTTCACCACCTTATGCATGCCCTCATCGGAGGCCATCAGCGTGAAACCTTCGCGGGTTAGGCTGGAATGCAGAACACCATTTTGGGCTTCCTCGCCTACGTGCTCGGCGGCGGGCGAGCCGGCAAACGGCTGAATCATTAGCTCGCCGCCCAGGCAGGCTTGGTAAAAGGTCATGGCTTCGCGGCAGGTGCCGGGAAAGGTAAGGTAGGGGGTGAGGTGGAACGTGCTCATGAGTAGGTAGTAAGAAAAAAGTGAGAAAAAGCGGGCTAGCTAGCGGGGTGTTGCTACTAATGAATGTAGTAATATTGGCCCCTGGCTATCTTTGTTCGCCAACAAAATTAGCAAAGCCGCGTTTGCTTTAGCAGGGCTGATTCCGACTAATTCAGGGTTGATTGCGACATCCCGTTTTCTTAGCTTTCCCTACCATGAAGCACATCTCAATTCTGGTTCCTCAAGGGGCCATTCTGGGCAGCATTGAGGGGCCCCGACTGGTGTTTGCCGAGGTAAATGCGCTACTACAGCGCATGGGCCGGCCGGCGCTGTTCCAAATTCAACTAGTGGGGCTCAGCCACGATACGCGCGTATGCGGCGGCCGCTACACCGTAGCGGCTGATCTGCTCCTATCGGAAGTTGCCCGTACTGATCTGGTTGTTATTCCGGCCGTGGATGGGGACCTAGCCCAGGCCCTGGAAATGAACCGAGAGTTCCTGCCCTGGATTGTGCAGCAGTACCAACGCGGCGCGGAAGTAGCCAGCCTGTGCATGGGCGCTTTCCTGCTGGCGGGGCGGCAGTGCACCACTCACTGGGCGGCTGCCAACGAGTTTCGGCGCATGTTTCCGGAAGTGGAGCTGCGGGAAGACCGGCTGATTACCGACGAGCACGGCATCTATTCTAGCGGGGGCGCTTTCTCCTACCTCAACTTGGTGCTGTACCTGATTGAGAAGTACGCCGGCCGGGAAATGGCCGTGTTCTGCGCTAAAGTGTTTCAGATTGATATTGAACGGGTTAGCCAGTCCGCCTTCGTGGTGTTCAATGGGCAGAAGGCGCACGAAGATGAGCCCATCAAAAGAGCCCAGACTTACATCGAGGAAAATTACCGCGAGAAAATAACCGTGGATCAGCTGGCGTCTATGCTGGCGCTGGGCCGGCGCAACCTGGAGCGCCGGTTCAAGAAAGCTACTTCAAACTCCGTGGTCGAGTATATTCAGCGGGTGAAAATAGAAGTTGCCAAAAGCAGCCTGGAATCGACGCGGGAAAACGTGAACGAGGTGATGTACAACGTGGGCTACACCGATCCGAAAGCCTTCCGTCTCACCTTTAAGCGCGTAACCGGCCTCTCACCCAAGCAATACCGCAGCAAGTACCACCGCGAAACGAGCGTGGCGGGGTAAGCAACGCGGCGCCCCAAGTTCGCAGTTACGCAGACAGTAGGCTAGCTGCTCGTCATGCTGAGCGCAATGCAGTATCTCGCGTGCTGACGTTGAAGTTCCTGCCCAATGATTCGAGCGAAATGCCTCCTTACACGCGGCAGAACGGACTTTTTTGTTCGGAGACGCACCCTAATAAAACCGCCCCGGCCCCACGAATACGTATCCGTGGGGCCGGGGTATGTAATGAGCTAAAAAGCGAGTTGGCTGGGCTACTGGTTGTTTGCGTCGTCTATTTTGCCGCCGTCGTTGGCGGTGCTGGGAGCGGCGTTGCCGGTGCCGTAGCTGGTTTGGTCCTTGGTATTATGCTGGGTGTGGTGCTTGCCCTGGTTATCGTCGCCGCCGCCCGTGTTTTCCGATTCGGCGTTGGGCTCGTCGCCGCGGTGGCTGCTGCCTTTGGCATCCCGAACAGTTTCGCCGCCGTCGTTGCCGTGGTTTCCGCCGTGGTTTCCGCCGTGGCGGCCGCTGGTATCGTTGGGCTTGTCCGTGTTTTGATTGGCAGCGCCCTGCTGCTGGCCGCTTACGCCGTGCGCGTTTTCGGGGCGGGAGGCAGCGGTGCCGTCGTTGGCAGCCTGGGCCTGGGTGCGGTTATGCTCGTTCTGATCCATAGCAAGAGGGTAGGTGAAGAAGCGGAAAGGAAAAACCAGTTTGTCTATACGGGTTGTAAGCCAGGTAGTTAATGGTTGAGCAGTCTTTCGGGCCACTTCCAATTTCTTCCGATTAAATACCTCAGCCGCACTGATCAGCTTCACGCATCGTGTGTTTCGTGCTACTGAGCTTGGTGGCCGGGAGTACCAAGAATGGACCTGATGAGCAGGGTCGCGCCTAGTGCGGCATGTGACTGATCTTGGCCTCGTCCAGGTCTAGCTGGGCCTCCTGGTGCCGCAGCATTTCTTCCTCAAATACATCCTCGCGGCGCAGCACAAATAGCTCCTCCCGCTGCACGTGCAGCACATCCAGCAGCACTTGGTGGTAGCGCTGCAGGGCCCGGCGCTTTGTCTCGTCGTAGTCGAGGGCTTCGAGCAGGTTGCCGGTGCGC of Hymenobacter sublimis contains these proteins:
- a CDS encoding VOC family protein translates to MSTFHLTPYLTFPGTCREAMTFYQACLGGELMIQPFAGSPAAEHVGEEAQNGVLHSSLTREGFTLMASDEGMHKVVKGTMVSLSLNCTSEEEIRQYFDRLSEGGTVTMPLQDTFWGATFGMFTDRFSIDWLLNYDKQPQQ
- a CDS encoding dihydrofolate reductase family protein — protein: MSKLTVAMYLTLDGVMENPAWTSPYFNEEVGQLQQELLFASDALLLGRVTYQGFAAAWPTMQDEDGFADRMNRLPKFVASTTLETAAWNATLLRGDVVQEVANLKQQPNQNLLLYGSAELVRTLLPHHLIDEFRLMVHPVVLGQGKKLFTEESQATLTLIDSTTTRSGVLLLTYRPVRS
- a CDS encoding PAS domain-containing sensor histidine kinase encodes the protein MIDYAHLFAPLAAHDSVVYFCYCPTQQRVLYVSEAYERELGGQVAAVNEELPGWLARLHPDDYTYLTEQLCHAATGQLVQDLELRLHTSDNKTQWLCLTAVGYLPGGGNATGGMLISGHLRDVTAARAMVELANRYQVKKNSMLEILSHDLAAPMVLVQQMSGYIKEKVEGLHDEQLNVMLEEMHLICQQGVNLIRDFVDQEFMESSQVDLHLTRIDLAERLRILVANYQEREQATARHFSFETSHPSIYAEIDENKFLQAINNLLSNSLKFTPDGGLLRVTLRQQPTRLVITVTDTGIGIPRDVQPELFERFTPARRPGLRGEKSTGLGMSIIKTIVELHQGRIWFESEEGRGTTFFIELPLSVAG
- the ettA gene encoding energy-dependent translational throttle protein EttA, with product MSDQPTIIFSMAGVTKVYPPQKQVLKNIYLSFFYGAKIGVLGLNGSGKSSLLKIIAGVDKQIQGDVVWSPGYSVGYLEQEPQLDATKTVLEVVQEGTAETVALLKEFDEINEAFGAEDADFDKLLERQGTVQERLDQLDAWNLDSKLERAMDALRTPPADAIIGNLSGGEKRRVALCRLLLQEPDVLLLDEPTNHLDAESVLWLEQHLQQYKGTVIAVTHDRYFLDNVAGWILELDRGEGIPWKGNYSSWLEQKASRLAQEEKTESKRQKTLQRELEWVRMAPKARQAKSKARLAGYDKMVNEDSREKEQKLELFIPDGPRLGSQVIEAEGLTKAFGDKLLFENLSFSLPQGGIVGIIGPNGAGKTTLFRLITDQLQPDAGTFVVGPTVQTAYVDQQHDTLEPNKTVFETISGGTETMLLAGRQVNSRAFVSNFNFRGGDQEKKVGSLSGGERNRVHLATTLKQGANLLLLDEPTNDLDVNAIRALEDALENFAGCAVIISHDRWFLDRLATHILAFEGDSQVVWFEGNFTDYEEAKRKRLGDVEPKRVRYRSLG
- a CDS encoding GlxA family transcriptional regulator; the encoded protein is MKHISILVPQGAILGSIEGPRLVFAEVNALLQRMGRPALFQIQLVGLSHDTRVCGGRYTVAADLLLSEVARTDLVVIPAVDGDLAQALEMNREFLPWIVQQYQRGAEVASLCMGAFLLAGRQCTTHWAAANEFRRMFPEVELREDRLITDEHGIYSSGGAFSYLNLVLYLIEKYAGREMAVFCAKVFQIDIERVSQSAFVVFNGQKAHEDEPIKRAQTYIEENYREKITVDQLASMLALGRRNLERRFKKATSNSVVEYIQRVKIEVAKSSLESTRENVNEVMYNVGYTDPKAFRLTFKRVTGLSPKQYRSKYHRETSVAG